The DNA region TGGCATGGGCAAAAGCAGAGCTGGACAAGTTAGGCCTTACTAAGGTTTGGCTACAGCCCGTTACAGTACCGCATTGGGTTCGAGGTGATAAGGAAGCAGCTCATATAGAAACCCAATATGGCAATTTTAATATTGATATAAGAGCATTGGGCGGATCTATTGCAACTCCTAAAGAAGGTCTTTTGGCCGAAGTAATTGAGGTTAAAAGCTTAAAAGAGGTTGAAGAATTGGGCGAAAAAGTTAAAGGTAAAATAGTTTTTTACAATGGTACAATGCCAGCCGAAAAAATTGAAACGTTTAGAGCTTACGGTGCTTCGGTTGGTCAGCGTGTTAATGGTGCGGCAGTTGCCGGAAAATATGGTGCCGTTGGTGCCATAGTGCGTTCAATGACTACTAAATTGGATAATGTACCGCATACGGGTACTATGCGATATGGCGATATTGAAGAAAATCGAAAAATTCCTACTGCGGCTATAAGTACCAATAGTGCAGAAATGTTGAGTAAATTATTAGAGCAAAAAGATAAAATGAAGCTTAAGTTTTATTTTAAGCAAAACTGCAAAAATCTACCAGAAACTCAATCCTATAATGTAATTGGTGAAATTGAAGGGCTTAACTACCCTAATGAAATTATGGTAGTTGGAGGGCATTTAGATTCTTGGGATTTAGGAGAGGGTGCTCATGATGACGGTGCAGGTGTTGTACAATCAATGGAAGTATTAAGGTTGTTCAAAGAACTAAAAATAAAACCTAAAAGAACA from Aureibaculum sp. 2308TA14-22 includes:
- a CDS encoding M20/M25/M40 family metallo-hydrolase; the protein is MKRIILLPIILLFAISLFGQTEAQKDSVQLRQIYTKALTKGKSHQWLHHLTKKVGHRLAGSEGDKNAVAWAKAELDKLGLTKVWLQPVTVPHWVRGDKEAAHIETQYGNFNIDIRALGGSIATPKEGLLAEVIEVKSLKEVEELGEKVKGKIVFYNGTMPAEKIETFRAYGASVGQRVNGAAVAGKYGAVGAIVRSMTTKLDNVPHTGTMRYGDIEENRKIPTAAISTNSAEMLSKLLEQKDKMKLKFYFKQNCKNLPETQSYNVIGEIEGLNYPNEIMVVGGHLDSWDLGEGAHDDGAGVVQSMEVLRLFKELKIKPKRTLRVVLFANEEFGLSGGTAYAAEAEKKKENHIVALESDAGGFTPRGFGFTSNDNNYNQVLNWKSLFEPYNIHIFARGGGGADIGPLKKNDNVLLGLRPDSQRYFDYHHTEADVFEAVNKRELELGAASMASIIYLFDKYGINN